Proteins encoded together in one Lathyrus oleraceus cultivar Zhongwan6 chromosome 5, CAAS_Psat_ZW6_1.0, whole genome shotgun sequence window:
- the LOC127085973 gene encoding uncharacterized protein LOC127085973 has product MILDKYDIEETHYEVLNIQEDADYEEIRASYRSAVLSLHPDKLLKTFDTTDSNQTSTERFLRVQKAWEVLNDSSSRVFYDKQLQSSRRDALAAEVAEDLSLHDMEAEDADEALELFYQCRCGDYFSVDSLELLKMGYSLLRDGSSISILNRDTLPGSVILPCGSCSLKARLVLSVG; this is encoded by the coding sequence ATGATTCTTGACAAATATGACATTGAGGAAACTCATTATGAGGTTCTCAATATTCAGGAAGATGCAGATTATGAAGAAATTCGGGCTAGTTACCGAAGTGCTGTACTCAGTTTACATCCTGATAAACTATTGAAGACATTCGATACAACCGACAGTAATCAAACAAGTACAGAGAGATTTCTCAGAGTACAAAAGGCATGGGAAGTTCTTAACGATTCAAGCTCTCGTGTATTCTATGATAAGCAGCTGCAAAGTTCACGGCGAGATGCCTTGGCTGCCGAAGTTGCAGAAGATTTAAGCTTACATGATATGGAAGCTGAAGATGCCGATGAAGCATTAGAACTGTTTTATCAGTGCCGGTGTGGTGATTACTTCTCTGTTGACTCGTTGGAATTGCTAAAAATGGGGTATTCTTTGTTGAGAGATGGAAGCAGTATATCTATACTCAATAGGGATACTTTACCAGGATCGGTGATTCTTCCCTGTGGATCTTGTTCGTTAAAAGCTCGGCTCGTACTCAGTGTGGGATAA